The following proteins are encoded in a genomic region of Deinococcus sp. HSC-46F16:
- a CDS encoding nucleotidyltransferase family protein translates to MAASPTFPSGPRLEHLRDLARAHRVRRLDLFGSVARGAADAHDYDFLVEFEPLPPLEHGRAYLSLLAALQDTLAAPVDLIEAEALDNPYFEARVRRERVNLYAR, encoded by the coding sequence ATGGCGGCCTCCCCCACGTTCCCCAGCGGGCCACGGCTGGAGCACCTGCGCGACCTGGCGCGGGCGCACCGGGTCCGGCGGCTCGACCTGTTCGGCAGCGTGGCGCGTGGCGCGGCGGACGCCCACGACTACGACTTTCTGGTCGAGTTCGAGCCGCTGCCGCCGCTGGAGCACGGGCGGGCCTACCTGTCGCTGCTGGCCGCCCTTCAGGACACGCTCGCCGCTCCGGTGGACCTGATCGAGGCTGAGGCGCTGGACAACCCGTATTTCGAGGCGCGGGTCCGGCGCGAGCGTGTGAACCTCTATGCCCGTTGA
- a CDS encoding DUF86 domain-containing protein, which translates to MPVDLRTWLHDIVKASRLIGQFVDGLSYEQYQDDVLRSSAVERQLGIVGEAVAQVLKVEPQAPLGAARQIVGFRNILIHNYARVSNAVVWTVIHDHLPVLSAEAQAWLEQLNRETTKE; encoded by the coding sequence ATGCCCGTTGACCTCCGCACCTGGCTGCACGACATCGTCAAGGCGAGCAGGCTGATCGGGCAGTTCGTGGACGGCCTGAGTTACGAGCAGTACCAGGACGACGTGCTGCGGTCCTCCGCCGTCGAGCGGCAACTGGGCATCGTGGGCGAGGCGGTCGCGCAGGTGCTGAAGGTCGAGCCGCAGGCCCCGCTGGGCGCGGCCCGGCAGATCGTCGGTTTTCGCAACATCCTGATTCACAATTACGCCCGCGTCAGCAACGCCGTGGTGTGGACGGTGATCCATGACCATCTGCCCGTGCTGAGCGCCGAGGCTCAGGCCTGGCTGGAGCAATTGAACCGTGAGACGACCAAGGAGTAG